The Crocinitomicaceae bacterium genome includes a region encoding these proteins:
- a CDS encoding NAD-binding protein has translation MAKYPLKQRIRYYFENTMSRGPMGVIKWLAILSFFVVVILGIVIAIAGIKGTPDDQQGLGFVEGAWQILMSTLDQGAMAGDVGWAFRAVRFVATLGSLFLLSILIGTISSGIDAKLGELKKGKSKVLESNHTLILGWSEKIFSILTEVIEANSNQKRPSIVILANRDKVEMDDEIRQRIPNLKNTRIIVRSGSPLSSNAIEVVSPNEARSIIVLAGEEENTDTYVIKSVLAITNGKNRKKDAYHIVAELKDPKNMEAAELVGNDETIFVLSSDLISRITAQTCRQSGLSVVYSDLLQFEGDEIYFQDEPKLIGKTYKESILMYETSAVLGVFTKDENVLMNPAMDYVYQQGDQVIAISEDDDTVVLSGKTDYKISVDSFQRQAPSEPEIERTLILGWNQKGKRIIEELDNYVAKGSEVLIVSEGVDFADDLKDLQENLSRQSIRHIEGDINDSKTLIDLKTETYNHIILLSYTHIDIQESDAKTLICLLHLRNLSEQANKDYAIVSEMLDIQNRELGVVAKADDFIVSDNLISLMLSQLSENKELKKVYDVLFEAEGSEIYLKPVNRYIKPGISVNFYTVAASCTELNETVIGYRITAEAQSSEHNFGVHMNPDKSKSVTFTVDDYIIVLAED, from the coding sequence ATGGCTAAATATCCTTTGAAACAACGCATTCGTTACTATTTTGAGAACACCATGTCAAGAGGCCCAATGGGTGTTATCAAATGGCTGGCTATTCTCTCCTTCTTCGTTGTTGTAATTTTGGGTATTGTCATTGCCATTGCAGGTATCAAAGGAACACCGGATGATCAACAGGGATTAGGTTTTGTTGAAGGTGCGTGGCAAATTCTGATGTCAACCTTAGATCAGGGAGCCATGGCAGGTGATGTAGGCTGGGCTTTCCGCGCAGTGCGTTTCGTAGCAACACTTGGATCTCTCTTCTTACTCTCTATTTTAATTGGTACCATTTCATCAGGCATTGATGCCAAGTTGGGCGAATTAAAAAAAGGGAAATCCAAAGTTCTGGAAAGCAATCACACACTCATTTTAGGTTGGTCTGAAAAAATATTTTCTATTCTGACTGAAGTGATTGAAGCCAACTCAAACCAAAAAAGACCAAGCATTGTCATACTTGCTAACCGTGACAAAGTAGAAATGGATGATGAAATCAGACAACGCATTCCCAATCTAAAAAACACACGTATTATTGTGCGCAGCGGTTCTCCCTTATCATCAAACGCAATTGAAGTAGTATCACCTAATGAAGCGCGTTCAATCATTGTACTTGCCGGTGAAGAAGAAAATACGGACACCTATGTAATTAAATCCGTACTTGCCATTACAAACGGAAAAAATCGCAAAAAAGATGCTTACCACATTGTGGCAGAATTAAAAGATCCAAAAAACATGGAAGCGGCAGAATTGGTTGGTAATGATGAAACCATATTCGTTCTCTCATCTGATCTTATTTCACGCATTACCGCACAAACTTGCAGACAATCAGGTTTGAGTGTTGTGTACAGTGATCTCTTACAATTTGAAGGGGATGAAATTTATTTTCAGGATGAACCAAAATTGATTGGCAAAACTTATAAAGAATCTATCCTGATGTATGAGACTTCAGCTGTGTTAGGTGTGTTTACGAAAGATGAAAATGTACTGATGAATCCTGCTATGGACTATGTTTATCAGCAAGGTGATCAGGTTATCGCAATTTCTGAAGATGATGATACGGTAGTGCTTAGCGGTAAAACAGATTATAAAATTTCAGTTGATTCATTCCAACGTCAGGCGCCAAGTGAACCTGAAATTGAACGTACCCTAATACTTGGCTGGAACCAAAAAGGAAAACGTATCATTGAAGAACTTGACAATTATGTGGCCAAAGGATCTGAAGTACTCATTGTTTCAGAGGGAGTTGATTTTGCTGATGATTTAAAAGACTTGCAAGAGAATTTGTCTCGCCAATCCATCAGGCATATTGAAGGAGATATCAACGATTCTAAAACACTGATTGATTTAAAAACTGAAACCTACAATCACATCATTTTGCTCAGCTATACACATATTGACATTCAGGAAAGTGATGCAAAAACACTAATTTGTCTTCTTCATTTGCGCAATCTGAGTGAGCAGGCAAATAAAGACTATGCGATTGTTTCTGAAATGTTGGATATTCAGAATCGTGAACTAGGCGTTGTAGCCAAAGCAGATGATTTTATTGTCAGCGACAATCTAATTTCACTCATGTTATCTCAGTTGAGTGAAAACAAAGAACTCAAAAAAGTGTACGATGTTCTTTTTGAAGCTGAAGGTTCTGAAATTTATCTCAAGCCTGTAAATCGTTATATTAAACCGGGTATTTCTGTTAATTTCTACACCGTAGCAGCAAGTTGCACTGAATTGAATGAAACTGTAATTGGATATCGAATTACAGCAGAGGCCCAAAGTTCAGAACACAATTTTGGCGTACACATGAATCCTGATAAATCAAAATCAGTCACATTCACCGTGGATGACTACATTATTGTTCTGGCTGAAGATTAG
- a CDS encoding rhomboid family intramembrane serine protease, with translation MNQNIFEYIKSILKRYGVIGRILIINTAVYLFFLILQIIEHLYVKEGLTESVMNYFAAPGIPAELAYKPWTVFTHMITHYEFGHFILNMLVFFFTSAMFVTFFSERRLVTVYILGGLFAYFFHIGAYYIFPVFAQQVPPGILGASGSVMAIFMAVAFYRPSLRVYLMGLIPIPIFIIAALYIWSDLSGINTSPGESDNIAHLAHLGGALFGGLSIIGYGKMKHWLDPFDRLFSKFKIPAISFKRKPKMKIYQGGAQTKYMSDEDFNQNKKLRQDRLDAILDKVSKRGYDGLSQEEKDFLFNESQRK, from the coding sequence ATGAACCAGAATATTTTTGAATATATCAAATCCATTCTGAAACGCTATGGCGTTATTGGCAGAATTTTAATCATCAATACTGCCGTGTATTTGTTTTTTCTGATTTTGCAGATCATTGAGCATCTCTATGTCAAGGAAGGGTTGACTGAGTCTGTGATGAATTATTTCGCCGCTCCCGGTATTCCGGCAGAACTGGCATATAAACCATGGACAGTTTTCACCCACATGATCACGCATTATGAATTTGGACATTTTATTCTCAACATGTTGGTGTTCTTTTTTACATCAGCCATGTTTGTCACATTTTTCAGTGAGCGCAGATTAGTGACTGTTTATATTTTGGGTGGATTGTTCGCTTACTTTTTTCACATTGGAGCATATTATATTTTTCCTGTTTTTGCTCAACAAGTGCCTCCCGGAATTTTAGGTGCATCCGGATCTGTAATGGCAATTTTTATGGCTGTTGCTTTTTATCGTCCTTCATTGCGAGTGTATCTCATGGGGCTCATTCCCATTCCAATTTTTATTATTGCAGCTTTATATATCTGGTCTGATTTGAGTGGTATTAATACCAGTCCGGGTGAAAGTGATAACATTGCACATCTTGCTCATTTAGGCGGTGCCTTGTTTGGTGGTTTATCCATCATAGGTTATGGTAAAATGAAACATTGGCTTGATCCCTTTGACCGTTTATTTAGCAAGTTTAAAATTCCGGCAATTAGCTTCAAACGCAAACCAAAAATGAAAATCTATCAAGGCGGCGCTCAGACTAAGTACATGTCTGATGAAGATTTTAATCAGAATAAAAAATTGCGACAAGATCGTTTAGATGCTATTCTGGATAAAGTGAGCAAACGCGGGTATGATGGGTTGAGTCAGGAAGAAAAAGATTTCTTATTCAATGAAAGCCAGCGAAAATAA
- a CDS encoding endonuclease/exonuclease/phosphatase family protein, whose translation MKASENKTRTNIFLRVLLWLNILSALLLIGAYLSSHISPVNFIYFAYLGLSYPIWLLINLCFLVFWFFFRKKWMLIAGLAILLGFNHLRHFVAFTFIQPELQNPIKVMSFNVRIFDLYFPEKRIETRNQIFSFLKDENPGIICFQEFYHQEGQKKFVTRDSLIDLLNMPFYHERYTHKLSDERYFGVATFSKYPIIHKGEIPFENDKNNYCIYSDIVIDTDTIRVFNGHLGSIRFQQEDYQVFDENAPQDGYIDASDEERILKRLKIAFEKRAVQAELVAAEIAKSPYPVLCCVDLNDTPVSYAYRRFNSLLQDAFVESGNGLGSSYIGIMPSNRIDYIFHSDHFTSSEFTTHDVEYSDHRPVSCLVDVTR comes from the coding sequence ATGAAAGCCAGCGAAAATAAAACACGCACAAATATTTTCCTTCGCGTTCTGCTTTGGCTGAATATTCTGTCTGCACTTTTATTAATTGGCGCTTACCTATCTTCTCATATTTCACCTGTAAATTTTATTTATTTTGCCTACCTCGGTTTAAGTTATCCTATTTGGTTGCTGATCAATTTATGTTTTCTGGTTTTCTGGTTTTTCTTCAGAAAAAAATGGATGCTCATTGCTGGCCTCGCAATTTTACTTGGTTTCAATCATCTCAGACATTTTGTGGCGTTTACATTTATTCAGCCCGAATTGCAAAATCCAATCAAGGTAATGAGTTTCAACGTGCGCATTTTTGACTTGTACTTCCCCGAAAAACGAATTGAAACTCGCAATCAAATTTTTTCTTTTTTGAAAGATGAAAATCCGGGTATCATTTGCTTTCAAGAATTTTATCATCAAGAGGGACAGAAAAAATTTGTTACCCGTGATTCGCTGATTGATTTGCTCAATATGCCTTTTTATCATGAACGGTACACGCATAAATTGTCTGATGAAAGATATTTTGGTGTTGCCACTTTTTCAAAATATCCAATCATTCATAAAGGAGAAATTCCTTTTGAAAATGACAAAAATAATTATTGTATCTATTCAGATATTGTTATTGATACGGATACTATCAGGGTATTCAATGGTCATTTGGGTTCTATCCGTTTTCAGCAGGAGGACTATCAGGTGTTTGATGAAAACGCCCCGCAAGACGGATATATAGACGCATCAGATGAAGAACGAATTTTGAAAAGATTAAAAATAGCCTTTGAAAAAAGAGCCGTGCAGGCAGAACTAGTTGCGGCTGAAATTGCCAAATCACCTTACCCGGTTTTATGTTGTGTTGATTTGAATGATACGCCTGTTTCATACGCTTATCGTAGATTTAATTCTCTTTTACAAGATGCATTTGTTGAATCAGGTAATGGATTAGGTTCAAGTTATATTGGAATTATGCCATCTAACCGGATAGATTATATTTTTCATTCAGATCATTTTACCAGTTCTGAATTTACAACCCATGATGTTGAGTACTCTGATCACCGGCCGGTTTCATGTTTGGTTGATGTGACGAGATAA
- a CDS encoding SDR family oxidoreductase — protein sequence MVPMSQPRKIHEEEINATIALLEYLLENGDQLTQLSDEQRVALMKVAGQLTRPDKKEIKKRNKAVKFTRKQANILSDRKERAKAAIRVARETPVFVAPKLLSGITEEQVKEKKKLSAPRNCYVCKTEYDELHHFYDSMCEKCGDLNYLKRFQTTDLTGQVALITGSRLKIGYHATLMLLRAGATVVATTRFPADSALRFSKEEDFHVWGHRLKVHGLDLRHIPSVELFAQWFKQNYHRLDIIINNAAQTVRRPSGFYKHLMEMENMPYENHSKEVQDLLSGYKKCVTEISGHHHTDTADHHSLAVTWHGTEPGIGIRASAQLSQIPYQFDQSLRAEEVFPEGKLDADLQQVDLRKTNSWRLRLGEIETAEMIEVQLVNSVAPFVLINRLIDLMKKDYTGKKHIINVSAMEGKFHRFKKSDRHPHTNMAKAALNMMTHTGAASMAEEGIFMNAVDTGWVTDEDPAELSKHKQDVHDFQPPLDIVDGAARVCDPLFDGINTGKHWCGKFLKDYFPIDW from the coding sequence ATGGTTCCAATGAGTCAACCAAGAAAAATACATGAAGAAGAGATCAATGCAACCATTGCGTTGTTAGAGTACCTCCTTGAAAATGGTGATCAGCTGACTCAGTTAAGTGATGAACAACGTGTAGCATTGATGAAAGTAGCAGGTCAACTCACCCGACCGGACAAAAAAGAAATCAAAAAAAGAAACAAGGCAGTAAAGTTCACGCGTAAGCAAGCAAATATTTTAAGTGATCGCAAAGAAAGAGCAAAAGCGGCCATTCGTGTTGCGCGTGAAACTCCGGTTTTTGTTGCACCCAAACTTTTGAGCGGAATTACTGAAGAACAAGTAAAAGAAAAGAAAAAACTTTCTGCCCCGCGCAATTGTTACGTGTGTAAAACAGAGTATGATGAACTCCATCATTTCTATGACAGCATGTGTGAAAAATGTGGTGATTTGAATTATCTGAAAAGATTTCAAACTACAGATCTCACAGGACAAGTTGCTCTCATTACCGGGTCGCGACTTAAAATAGGATATCATGCAACCCTCATGCTATTGCGTGCCGGAGCAACTGTGGTGGCTACAACACGTTTCCCTGCCGATTCAGCTTTGCGCTTTTCAAAGGAAGAAGATTTTCATGTTTGGGGTCACCGTCTGAAAGTTCATGGATTAGATCTGAGACATATTCCCAGTGTAGAATTATTTGCACAATGGTTCAAGCAAAATTATCATCGCTTGGACATCATCATCAATAATGCTGCACAAACAGTGCGGCGCCCATCAGGTTTTTACAAACACTTGATGGAGATGGAAAATATGCCTTATGAAAATCACAGTAAAGAAGTACAGGATTTGTTGTCAGGATATAAAAAATGTGTGACTGAAATCAGCGGACATCATCATACAGATACCGCAGATCATCACTCGTTAGCTGTTACCTGGCATGGCACTGAACCCGGCATTGGCATACGCGCATCAGCACAATTATCACAAATTCCTTACCAGTTTGATCAATCACTCAGAGCAGAAGAAGTTTTTCCTGAAGGGAAATTGGATGCCGATTTACAACAAGTTGATTTGAGAAAAACCAATAGCTGGAGACTGCGTTTAGGAGAAATTGAAACAGCCGAAATGATAGAAGTGCAATTGGTAAATTCTGTTGCTCCATTCGTACTTATCAACCGCTTGATTGATTTGATGAAAAAAGATTATACCGGAAAAAAACACATCATCAATGTATCAGCGATGGAAGGAAAATTTCACCGGTTCAAAAAATCAGACCGGCATCCGCATACCAATATGGCAAAAGCAGCGCTCAACATGATGACACATACCGGCGCTGCAAGCATGGCAGAAGAAGGTATTTTCATGAACGCCGTTGACACCGGTTGGGTAACCGATGAAGACCCTGCTGAACTTTCAAAACACAAACAAGATGTACACGATTTCCAACCTCCGCTAGATATTGTTGATGGGGCTGCTCGCGTTTGTGATCCGCTTTTTGATGGCATCAATACAGGAAAACACTGGTGCGGAAAATTCCTCAAAGATTATTTTCCGATTGACTGGTAA
- the tnpA gene encoding IS200/IS605 family transposase, with product MAGTFSQIYIQYVFAVKGRANLLQKPWRQEVFKYMSGIVKAKNQKPIIINGVEDHVHVLVGIKPSMSISDLVRDIKNNSSNFINEQKFVNGKFSWQEGYGVFSYAHSQVENVYRYIANQEEHHLKRSFKKEYYSFLEKFSVEYDEKYLFDWLQW from the coding sequence ATGGCAGGTACTTTTTCTCAAATATACATCCAGTACGTTTTTGCGGTGAAGGGTAGAGCAAATCTACTCCAAAAGCCTTGGCGCCAAGAAGTATTTAAATATATGTCTGGTATTGTAAAGGCAAAAAACCAAAAACCCATCATCATTAACGGGGTAGAAGATCATGTTCATGTCTTGGTTGGAATCAAGCCTTCCATGAGTATCTCTGATTTAGTAAGAGATATCAAAAATAATTCATCCAATTTCATTAACGAACAAAAATTTGTGAATGGTAAATTCTCATGGCAAGAGGGATATGGTGTCTTTTCTTACGCACATTCACAGGTAGAAAATGTGTATCGTTATATTGCGAATCAAGAAGAGCACCATCTCAAGCGATCATTTAAAAAAGAATATTACAGTTTCCTTGAAAAATTCAGTGTTGAATATGACGAGAAATATCTGTTTGATTGGTTGCAGTGGTAG
- the mutL gene encoding DNA mismatch repair endonuclease MutL, giving the protein MSDIIKLLPDHIANQIAAGEVVQRPASVVKELIENSIDSGASKINLVVKDGGRTLVQIIDNGSGMSTVDARMAFERHATSKISTADDLFRLHTKGFRGEALASIAAVAHVHLKTKLHDQELGTEIFIEGSKITAQNPVATGGGTSIAVKNLFFNIPARRNFLGKDTTEYQKILEEFLRIVLVHPKIEFTFHHNGDEVYILPAVNSLRQRIVGVYGTRFNERLVPVNEDTDIVKISGFVTKPETERAGNDRCFFFVNDRYFKDRYYHHAVMAAYEGLIPHGKYPPYFLYLQVPTQSIDVNVHPTKTEIKFEESQFIYQILRSAVKLALGQHNIVSTLDFEQERSFDVPALRKGESVQPPEIKVNPEFNPFHNQPNREDKNQSALQAYGFSAMKPSKADWDNFYGTEEETESEEEQQEDNNEQITLHSALDSDQNTDIKKNPIQIHDKYILTTMKNGIMLIDQYRAHCRILYEDILTQLGKAQTKSQQLLFAEELETDPSEITYWNELVPVLNQTGFEIKQEANRLIISAVPVEVKSKNPLRVLTDLMDDFRNSGQSETNLHEKIAACLASAMAIRGGVKLTTTEMLDMIDRLFATSLPNISPKGKKIIETISIDELTKRFN; this is encoded by the coding sequence ATGTCTGACATCATCAAACTTCTTCCTGATCACATTGCAAACCAGATTGCTGCCGGTGAGGTAGTGCAACGCCCTGCTTCAGTGGTAAAAGAATTAATTGAAAATTCTATTGATTCCGGTGCGTCAAAAATAAATCTTGTTGTCAAAGACGGTGGGCGTACACTGGTTCAAATTATTGACAACGGCAGTGGCATGTCAACCGTGGATGCGCGTATGGCTTTTGAACGTCATGCAACCAGTAAAATTTCAACTGCTGATGACTTGTTCAGACTTCACACCAAAGGTTTCAGGGGTGAGGCTTTGGCTTCAATTGCTGCGGTTGCGCATGTGCATTTGAAAACCAAATTGCATGATCAGGAATTGGGTACAGAGATTTTTATTGAAGGATCAAAAATTACGGCTCAAAATCCGGTTGCCACAGGCGGCGGCACATCTATTGCCGTTAAAAATCTTTTTTTTAATATTCCGGCACGCAGAAATTTTTTAGGTAAGGATACTACCGAATATCAGAAAATTCTGGAAGAATTTTTGCGCATTGTTCTGGTTCATCCCAAAATTGAATTTACTTTTCATCACAACGGAGACGAGGTATATATTTTACCTGCCGTGAATTCATTGCGTCAACGCATTGTTGGTGTGTATGGCACACGCTTTAATGAACGCCTTGTGCCGGTGAATGAAGATACGGATATCGTTAAAATTTCAGGCTTTGTAACTAAACCTGAAACTGAACGGGCTGGTAATGATCGCTGTTTCTTTTTTGTCAATGATCGGTATTTTAAAGATCGTTATTATCATCATGCTGTGATGGCTGCTTATGAGGGATTAATTCCGCACGGAAAATATCCTCCCTATTTTTTATACTTGCAGGTGCCTACACAATCTATTGACGTGAACGTGCATCCTACAAAAACAGAAATTAAATTTGAAGAGAGCCAATTCATTTATCAAATTCTTCGCAGCGCAGTTAAACTTGCCCTTGGTCAACATAATATTGTTTCTACTTTAGACTTTGAACAAGAACGCAGTTTTGATGTGCCTGCATTGCGCAAAGGTGAATCTGTTCAGCCGCCTGAAATTAAAGTGAATCCTGAGTTTAATCCTTTTCATAATCAACCTAACAGAGAAGATAAAAATCAAAGTGCATTGCAAGCTTATGGTTTTTCAGCCATGAAACCGAGCAAGGCTGATTGGGATAATTTTTACGGAACAGAAGAAGAGACAGAAAGTGAGGAGGAACAACAGGAGGATAATAACGAACAAATAACACTGCACTCAGCATTAGATTCTGATCAAAATACAGATATCAAAAAAAATCCGATACAAATTCATGACAAGTATATTCTCACTACCATGAAAAATGGCATTATGCTGATTGATCAGTATCGTGCTCATTGTCGTATTTTGTATGAAGATATTTTAACTCAGCTTGGCAAGGCTCAAACAAAATCACAACAACTTTTATTTGCAGAGGAATTAGAAACAGATCCCTCAGAAATCACCTATTGGAATGAACTGGTTCCGGTATTAAATCAAACCGGATTTGAAATAAAACAAGAGGCTAATCGTCTAATTATATCAGCGGTGCCGGTTGAGGTGAAGTCAAAAAATCCATTGCGCGTATTGACAGATTTAATGGATGATTTCAGAAACAGCGGACAGAGTGAAACAAATCTGCATGAAAAAATTGCTGCCTGTCTGGCATCTGCCATGGCTATTAGAGGTGGGGTAAAATTAACTACAACTGAAATGCTGGATATGATTGACCGACTTTTTGCAACCAGCTTGCCAAATATTTCTCCAAAAGGGAAAAAAATTATTGAAACAATTAGCATTGACGAACTAACAAAAAGATTTAACTGA
- a CDS encoding rhomboid family intramembrane serine protease, whose protein sequence is MFSNLPPVTKNLLIINILLFLAKIVFDAQGIFLHDYLAVHNIASPLFQPFQLVTSIFMHGSFMHLVFNMFGVVMMGAHLERLWGSKRYLLFYFVTGIGATICSLTVKSIEMYNMTGSVFPDVDIEVATSAVLGNEFTYNRLVHDPGVFSEGVINQISGSFISPELGASGALYGVLMAFALLFPNTEFRLFFPPIPIKAKWLALILAGVALFSGISGSMSGYAHFAHLGGMLFGFIMIKIWQRDKTNFY, encoded by the coding sequence ATGTTTTCGAATTTACCGCCGGTAACTAAAAATTTATTAATTATAAATATTTTGCTGTTCCTGGCAAAAATAGTATTTGATGCTCAGGGAATTTTTCTGCATGATTATTTGGCTGTACACAATATTGCATCACCTCTTTTTCAACCGTTCCAATTGGTGACAAGTATCTTTATGCATGGTAGTTTTATGCATCTTGTTTTTAATATGTTTGGAGTGGTTATGATGGGTGCGCATTTAGAAAGATTGTGGGGTAGTAAACGCTATTTGCTTTTTTATTTTGTCACCGGAATTGGTGCAACAATTTGTTCCCTAACAGTGAAGAGTATTGAAATGTATAATATGACGGGTTCAGTTTTCCCTGATGTGGATATTGAAGTGGCAACTTCTGCCGTGTTGGGAAATGAGTTTACTTATAATAGATTGGTTCATGATCCGGGAGTGTTTTCTGAAGGAGTAATTAATCAAATTTCAGGTTCTTTCATCAGTCCTGAACTTGGCGCCTCTGGTGCTTTGTATGGTGTATTAATGGCTTTTGCATTGTTGTTTCCAAATACTGAATTCAGATTATTTTTTCCGCCTATTCCAATTAAAGCTAAATGGCTTGCATTGATTTTGGCGGGTGTTGCATTGTTTTCAGGTATTTCAGGGTCAATGAGTGGTTACGCTCACTTTGCTCATTTGGGTGGTATGCTTTTCGGGTTTATCATGATAAAAATTTGGCAACGAGACAAAACCAACTTCTATTAA
- a CDS encoding tRNA pseudouridine(38-40) synthase TruA gives MNYSRFYLFQIQFLGYRYHGWLQHREMKTVQGMINKTCAFIFGHQQFKTLGCSRTDAKVSAEQYVFELFCHEQLEKQTAIKLFNQNLPNDIRVLDIEETNQTFNLIQAVEQKEYRYLFAHGIKNHPFAASTVMSIDEPLDIELMQRGCALFVGEHNFRRYCAEPTPGKNYIRHVEHCSIERNTFYHADFFPNQTWFFNVIAKGFLRYQVRLMMGQLIALGKGKITLDELKKTLEGESEIPVREIAPSSGLILFKVKLKINKP, from the coding sequence ATGAATTATTCTCGCTTCTATCTTTTTCAAATTCAATTTCTGGGATATCGTTATCACGGATGGTTGCAGCACCGTGAAATGAAAACTGTGCAAGGTATGATCAACAAAACCTGCGCATTTATTTTTGGTCATCAACAATTTAAAACCCTTGGTTGCAGCCGCACTGATGCCAAAGTATCAGCTGAACAATACGTGTTTGAATTGTTTTGCCATGAGCAATTGGAAAAACAGACTGCAATCAAACTGTTTAATCAAAATCTGCCGAATGATATTCGCGTGTTGGACATAGAAGAAACTAACCAGACCTTCAATTTGATTCAGGCAGTTGAACAAAAAGAATATCGCTATCTCTTTGCACACGGCATAAAAAATCATCCCTTTGCCGCTTCAACAGTGATGAGTATTGACGAACCATTGGATATAGAATTAATGCAGCGTGGATGTGCACTTTTTGTTGGTGAACATAATTTCAGACGATATTGCGCAGAACCAACACCGGGCAAAAATTATATCCGTCATGTTGAGCACTGTTCCATTGAACGCAACACGTTTTATCACGCAGATTTTTTCCCAAATCAAACTTGGTTCTTCAACGTGATTGCCAAAGGTTTTTTGCGCTATCAAGTCAGATTGATGATGGGACAACTCATAGCCCTTGGCAAAGGCAAAATCACGCTGGACGAATTAAAAAAAACACTGGAAGGTGAATCAGAAATCCCGGTGAGAGAAATTGCCCCTTCCTCCGGACTGATTCTATTCAAAGTAAAACTGAAGATCAATAAACCGTGA